In Aspergillus nidulans FGSC A4 chromosome II, a single window of DNA contains:
- the nop7 gene encoding mRNA-binding ribosome synthesis protein NOP7 (transcript_id=CADANIAT00004881), producing the protein MAKIKKKGTSGQAKNYITRTQAVRKLQISLPDFRRLCIFKGIYPREPRNKKKASKSATQSTTFYYTKDIQYLLHEPLLRKFREQKALAKKIARSLGRGEVSDAARLEKNHAPKLTLDHVIKERYPTFIDALRDLDDALSLLFLFANLPSTSHVPPKTIALCQRVTHEFQHYLITTNSLRKSFLSIKGIYYQATIQGQDIMWLVPYRFVQRVNGDVDYRIMATFVEFYTTLLGFVNYRLYSSIGLRYPPKFDTRLDENGAELAAFTLEGRTVGDAPKAIEPAKSSSDAANQEVSAEVQKKVDNVIKKAGLDQASSEQPTETAEEVTDAIDKFETTAPEADTLPQPDMSGDQAGSLFAPFTFYISREAPKTPLEFILRAFGCKRIGWDTVLGGGAFTHNEADPRITHQIVDRPSLPESSLPSIPAAATDGGAVQKVKPGTRVPGRTYVQPQWVWDCINEGKLLRPDLYAPGATLPPHLSPWVNPKKGGYDPRASLAEQEEDGEADIDAEEESDEEMEEAGEEKPAPTAANESEDSEDESVDGGMDVAETDDDDSESEEEEEEEDEFAGIDDEDAGSESEDEEETARTQHQKELEAEAAGLPFSSSGAGDDAAAKKKSQAKKRAAKKRQEEEELERQKMMMSRKKRKLLEKMMYSNKKTAEESAKLRSKRRKIEKGAAGK; encoded by the exons ATGGCGAAaatcaagaagaagg GAACCTCTGGCCAGGCCAAAAACTATATCACCAGAACACAGGCGGTGCGCAAACTCCAGATTTCGCTGCCAGATTTCCGTCGACTGTGCATTTTCAAAG GAATCTATCCTCGTGAGCCTcgaaacaagaagaaggcctcAAAATCAGCGACTCAGAGTACTACCTTCTACTACACAAAGGACATCCAATACCTCCTGCACGAGCCACTGCTTCGAAAATTTCGTGAACAAAAAGCGCTAGCGAAGAAAATTGCTCGATCCTTGGGACGTGGAGAAGTTAGCGATGCGGCGCGCTTGGAAAAGAACCATGCGCCGAAATTGACTCTGGATCATGTTATTAAGGAGCGTTACCCGACATTTATTGATGCCCTGAGAGATCTCGACGATGCGCtgtctcttcttttcctctttgcGAACCTGCCTTCTACCAGCCATGTCCCGCCCAAAACCATCGCTTTGTGCCAACGAGTCACGCACGAATTTCAACATTACCTGATCACAACCAACTCTCTGCGCAAGTCATTCCTCTCAATCAAGGGTATTTATTATCAGGCGACAATTCAAGGCCAGGACATTATGTGGCTCGTTCCTTACCGGTTCGTGCAACGAGTCAACGGCGATGTGGATTATCGAATCATGGCTACATTTGTTGAGTTCTACACGACCCTTTTGGGTTTCGTCAACTATCGCTTGTACTCCTCCATCGGCCTGAGATATCCACCAAAGTTCGATACTCGGCTTGACGAGAACGGAGCAGAATTGGCGGCTTTCACTCTTGAAGGACGCACAGTTGGCGATGCTCCCAAGGCGATCGAACCCGCGAAGTCCTCAAGCGATGCTGCCAACCAGGAGGTCTCCGCCGAAGTTCAAAAAAAGGTCGACAACGTGATCAAGAAGGCCGGTTTGGACCAGGCTAGCAGCGAACAGCCCACCGAGACAGCCGAGGAAGTCACGGACGCGATCGACAAGTTTGAGACTACGGCTCCTGAGGCCGACACTCTTCCTCAACCCGACATGAGTGGCGATCAGGCTGGCTCACTCTTCGCGCCGTTCACGTTCTACATTTCCCGAGAAGCCCCCAAAACCCCTCTTGAATTCATTCTTCGCGCCTTTGGCTGTAAGCGGATCGGGTGGGACACTGTTCTCGGGGGCGGTGCTTTCACACATAATGAGGCTGATCCTCGCATCACCCATCAGATTGTGGATCGTCCCTCCCTGCCCGagtcttctcttccctctatccctgctgctgccacgGATGGCGGAGCTGTACAGAAGGTGAAGCCCGGCACTCGTGTTCCCGGCCGAACATACGTCCAGCCCCAGTGGGTTTGGGATTGTATCAATGAGGGAAAGCTCCTTCGACCTGATCTATATGCGCCGGGCGCCACTCTCCCGCCTCATCTGAGCCCATGGGTCAACCCCAAGAAGGGTGGATACGATCCTCGTGCTAGCTTGGCcgaacaggaagaagatggggaagctgatattgatgcggaggaagagagcgatgaagaaatggaagaagctggtgAAGAAAAACCCGCCCCTACGGCGGCCAACGAGTCTGAAGACTCTGAGGATGAGTCCGTTGATGGCGGCATGGATGTCGCTGAAACTGATGACGAcgacagcgagagcgaggaagaagaggaggaagaagatgagttTGCCGGTATTGATGACGAAGATGCTGGCTCCGAatcagaggacgaagaagagaccGCTCGCACCCAGCACCAGAAAGAACTCGAAGCCGAGGCCGCAGGTCTCCCCTTCTCGTCTAGTGGTGCTGGCGACGATGCagcagccaagaagaagtcccaggcgaagaagcggGCTGCCAAGAAGCGtcaagaggaggaggagctggagagacagaagatgatgatgagccggaagaagcgaaagctattggagaagatgatgtaTTCGAACAAgaagacggcggaggagTCTGCCAAGTTGCGCTCTAAGCGGAGGAAGATCGAGAAAGGTGCCGCGGGGAAGTAA
- a CDS encoding GPI-anchor transamidase subunit GAB1 (transcript_id=CADANIAT00004882), with translation MPVDRRKVAVFGGALALRLLLLLLFPSLPDLLTGRVEVSTPVTSFKRLQEGLFLYNRNVSPYDGGVFHQYPIPTALLYSLVDLLNANALVTISDSAQAVSGRLYTSSRKLIKWDGIAVAAWFLFNPFTIATCLGRSTAVFTSTGILYAISAAVQGESLNAMFALGLASYLSIYPALLFIPLILLCYDRHAQRSQSSPSTPLFVAKHLAILLASIAGLLGISVLIIGDFSNLISATYGFQLLVPDLTPNIGLWWYFFIEIFDSFRDFFLGVFWLHLAAYAGSLSVRLRRQPLFVVTTLLGIFAVFKPYPSISDASLYFAVLPIYRHLFPLMRYTFFSVSALLYASLLGPAFYHLWIYAGSGNANFFYAITLVWSLGFSLILADMIFAALRDEWEQENPDKRGKPVKQV, from the exons ATGCCGGTTGACCGCAGGAAGGTTGCTGTTTTTGGCGGCGCCCTCGCGCTGCGGCTGCTACTCCTACTCCTGTTTCCTTCCCTGCCTGACTTACTGACAGGCCGAGTGGAGGTCTCGACACCGGTGACCAGCTTCAAGAGGC TTCAAGAAGGTCTTTTCCTCTACAACCGCAATGTGTCACCTTATGACGGAGGCGTCTTCCACCAG TATCCTATTCCGACCGCACTTCTCTACTCGTTGGTCGATTTGCTCAATGCGAATGCCTTAGTGACGATCTCCGACTCCGCCCAGGCAGTATCCGGAAGGCTGTACACTTCATCGAGGAAACTAATCAAGTGGGACGGAATTGCGGTTGCGGCATG GTTCCTGTTTAATCCTTTTACTATCGCAACCTGCCTTGGTCGGTCGACAGCTGTATTCACTTCGACCGGAATTCTCTACGCTATTTCCGCAGCTGTTCAGGGAGAGAGCCTCAATGCGATGTTCGCATTAGGCCTTGCTTCCTACCTCTCAATCTATCCGGCCCTCCTGTTTATTCCGCTCATCCTCCTTTGCTACGACCGGCACGCTCAGCGCAGTCAAAGCTCTCCGTCCACGCCTCTTTTCGTGGCAAAACACCTCGCCATCCTTCTTGCGAGCATTGCGGGGCTCCTTGGAATCTCGGTCCTGATTATTGGTGACTTCTCGAATCTTATCTCCGCAACGTACggcttccagctgcttgttcCGGACCTTACTCCAAATATTGGCCTTTGGTGGTacttcttcatcgagatTTTCGATTCTTTCCGGGACTTTTTCCTCGGTGTTTTCTGGCTTCATCTCGCAGCATACGCTGGCAGTCTGAGTGTGCGGTTACGCCGACAACCTTTATTCGTCGTTACAACACTGTTGGGTATCTTTGCAGTGTTCAAGCCCTATCCGAGCATTTCAGATGCCTCTTTATACTTTGCTGTGCTCCCGATCTACCGGCATCTCTTCCCTT TAATGCGCtacaccttcttctccgttTCAGCGCTTCTCTACGCCTCGCTGCTGGGTCCGGCTTTCTACCACCTGTGGATCTACGCCGGCTCAGGAAACGCCAACTTCTTTTACGCAATTACTCTCGTATGGAGTCTTGGTTTTTCACTCATCCTCGCGGATATGATCTTCGCCGCTCTTCGCGACGAATGGGAGCAGGAGAACCCAGACAAGCGCGGCAAACCCGTCAAACAAGTGTAA
- a CDS encoding uncharacterized protein (transcript_id=CADANIAT00004880), with protein sequence MSYYSDSQSQNSGVPPSAQPYRSLFGGSSQATLEQEQSILSREDEALDQLDGAAAAGDGLSYGYEDSGDELDYIQTSDRETSISPSRSYTGARSLSNTNTKPIPKTRATPESPTSPSPYRPNRFYGKPNLWLHLTKTDREIAEALAETGARDLAAHLYNAHVLQTRGVAALGTASADSSDEDGANNNELSHADLLDILEEWTAWPMPSDEVPRADERLRRLEDDRWTFRMKPDARPSAELEECITAFLSRIAKERFQSREWASSAPSDRKAVAPSDTEGAKSGTEGDIGTHQWSLGDTTDWESEQEGLQNPLRPVVQIDDAESRRKLRPLVRNVITQYENLLMGLHRFHGASQSDDVQSNRSRSRGRMRARSSPSVSDMSNASSEGVQIDDDSEAERHSAIDSTHMRTLSSSKKRTQRIPERSYSRGRKRTRRTFVSSQRDDTFIKNTHTSRHGPRSSSANALGPTVLTDWRDVAGVASIIGLPSAVLQRATQRFSALVGEDMEIPSFFRNPTRDYMDDAFEWASEKVEMKLDDPPPLSAAASCATSTGKRSTSPADPKPTERGSSQRIQSLQIAKKADSI encoded by the exons ATGTCCTACTACTCGGACAGCCAATCACAAAACTCAGGTGTTCCTCCATCTGCACAGCCGTATCGATCTTTATTTGGTGGTTCTAGTCAGGCGACGCTTGAGCAGGAGCAGTCCATACTCtccagagaagatgaagcccTAGATCAACTTGATGGCGCTGCTGCGGCCGGCGATGGCTTGAGCTATGGATATGAAGACTCTGGAGACGAATTAGATTACATACAAACCAGCGATAGGGAGACGTCTATTTCGCCAAGCAGGAGTTACACCGGCGCTCGCTCATTATCGAACACGAATACGAAACCTATCCCGAAGACGCGAGCAACCCCTGAGAGTCCtacctctccctctccataTCGCCCTAATAGGTTTTATGGCAAGCCAAATCTGTGGCTGCATTTGACAAAGACTGATAGAGAGATCGCCGAAGCATTGGCTGAGACCGGTGCAAGGGACCTTGCAGCTCATTTGTACAATGCACATGTTCTGCAAACGCGGGGAGTTGCGGCACTAGGGACCGCGAGCGCAGATTCGTCGGATGAAGACGGAGCTAATAACAATGAATTGAGCCATGCGGATTTACtagatatccttgaagaatggaCGGCATGGCCGATGCCAAGCGACGAAGTTCCCCGTGCGGATGAGCGTCTTCGCCGGTTGGAAGATGACAGATGGACCTTCAGAATGAAACCAGATGCACGGCCAAGTGCAGAGCTTGAAGAGTGCATCACGGCATTTCTATCGAGAATAGCAAAGGAGAGGTTCCAGTCTAGGGAGTgggcttcttcagctccttcGGACAGAAAAGCCGTTGCTCCGTCTGATACAGAGGGGGCTAAGTCTGGCACAGAAGGAGATATTGGGACTCACCAATGGAGCCTGGGTGACACCACAGACTGGGAAAGTGAACAAGAGGGCTTGCAGAACCCTCTTCGCCCAGTAGTCCAGATAGATGACGCTGAATCGCGACGAAAACTACGCCCACTCGTCCGAAATGTGATTACCCAATATGAAAACCTACTGATGGGACTTCACCGTTTCCATGGAGCGTCACAGTCCGACGACGTTCAGTCCAACCGAAGCCGGTCAAGAGGCAGAATGCGCGCACGGAGTTCTCCATCTGTGTCTGATATGAGTAACGCTTCCTCTGAGGGCGTACAAATAGACGACGACTCAGAAGCCGAACGCCACTCCGCCATTGACAGCACTCATATGCGGACTCTATCTTCCAGCAAGAAGCGAACGCAGAGAATACCGGAGAGAAGCTATTCTCGGGGTCGCAAGCGCACGCGAAGAACATTCGTGTCATCTCAGCGAGATGACACCTTCATTAAAAATACACATACTTCAAGACATGGACCGCGCTCCAGTTCGGCAAACGCCCTTGGCCCGACAGTGCTAACGGACTGGAGGGACGTAGCAGGCGTTGCGTCTATAATAGGCTTGCCGTCAGCCGTGCTTCAGCGTGCTACTCAAAGGTTCTCTGCTTTAGTTGGCGAGGACATGGAAATCCCATCGTTCTTCAGAAATCCTACCCGAGATTACATGGACGACGCGTTTGAGTGGGCGTCTGAAAAAGTCGAGATGAAACTTGATGACCCTCCTCCACTCTCGGCGGCCGCAAGCTGTGCTACTTCTACAGGCAAGCGCTCTACTTCGCCGGCTGATCCCAAGCCTACCGAGCGGGGAAGCAGTCAGAGGATTCAAAGCTTG CAAATCGCAAAGAAGGCCGACAGTATATAG
- a CDS encoding N-terminal L-serine N(alpha)-acetyltransferase NatD (transcript_id=CADANIAT00004883): MPIKPGPAAKRDLEADSYDISIHTAATIPDTELTSCFKLLELTSSNAYKNSSIGWSSSEKRKEMKLPDMKYMILRRGASSSVQDTKGDSSSSILTGQFAGFLEFMVTYEDGYEVLYCYEIHLTPEVQGQGLGEELIERFEKIGRRVGLEKAMLTVFKSNSRAIKFYSRMGYAEDENSPRPRKLRNGTVKEADYMIMSKSLR; encoded by the coding sequence ATGCCAATAAAACCGGGACCAGCAGCTAAAAGGGATCTCGAAGCCGACTCATACGACATTTCCATCCACACAGCAGCCACAATACCCGACACGGAGCTAACCTCTTGcttcaagctgctggagctTACGTCTTCAAATGCCTATAAGAACTCTAGTATAGGCTGGTCGTCCtctgaaaagagaaaggagatgaaACTTCCCGACATGAAGTATATGATCCTGCGGCGGGGTGCATCAAGTAGCGTTCAAGATACCAAGGGCGATAGCTCGAGCTCAATATTAACCGGGCAATTCGCCGGGTTTCTCGAGTTTATGGTTACATACGAAGATGGGTATGAGGTGTTATATTGCTATGAGATTCATCTCACGCCTGAGGTACAGGGGCAGGGATTAGGAGAGGAGTTGATCGAGCGATTTGAGAAGATAGGTCGGCGCGTTGGGCTTGAGAAGGCGATGTTGACTGTTTTCAAGTCGAATAGTCGGGCAATTAAGTTCTACTCGAGGATGGGGtatgcggaggatgagaattCTCCGAGGCCGCGGAAACTACGAAATGGGACGGTAAAAGAGGCTGACTATATGATTATGTCCAAAAGCTTGCGCTAG
- a CDS encoding NAD-dependent succinate-semialdehyde dehydrogenase (transcript_id=CADANIAT00004879), whose translation MDKIFRPLSKQLMRRPRYLYAMPSHTYPQRLYTTGYTVPPLKDKSLFIQKAFVNGEWVDAESGKTFEVHDPATGKLIGTCPEFSASDTEKAIQAASAAFPKFRATLARERARMLRRWYQLMVDNAEDLATLITWENGKPLADAKGEVNYAASFFEWFSEEAPRTYGDTIPASVPGNRVITVKQPVGVCGLITPWNFPAAMITRKIGPALAAGCTVVTKSPGETPFTANALAELANRAGIPKGVVNIVTAMKNTPEVGEMITTHPDIRKVSFTGSTNVGRLLMKQSSSTIKKVSWELGGNAPFIVFDDVEDLDAAVTGAIASKFRSSGQTCVCANRIYVQKGIYDEFVQKFVEKVRNFKVGAGFEDGVTHGPVIHDRAVDKVDQHVQDAISKGAKLIAGGQRRSDLGPNFYDLTVLANMTKDMKIASEETFGPVAGLFPFETEKEVVELANKAEVGLAGYFFSGNIKRIFRVAEALEVGMVGVNTGLISDVASPFGGVKQSGFGREGSKYGIEEFMTIKSVTFGGMGEPLQS comes from the exons ATGGACAAGATTTTTCGTCCGCTGTCTAAGCAGTTAATGCGACGGCCTCGTTATTTATACGCTATGCCTTCTCATACCTACCCCCAAAGGCTCTACACCACAGGGTACACTGTACCTCCG TTGAAAGATAAGTCTTTGTTTATTCAGAAAGCCTTCGTCAATGGTGAATGGGTAGATGCGGAATCCGGAAAAACATTCGAGGTCCACG ATCCTGCTACGGGGAAACTTATTGGAACATGCCCGGAATTTAGCGCATCTGACACAGAGAAAGCCATCCAGGCGGCCAGCGCGGCCTTCCCTAAGTTTCGTGCAACTCTCGCCCGTGAGCGAGCTCGGATGCTCCGACGGTGGTACCAGCTTATGGTAGACAATGCCGAAGATCTGGCAACACTTATTACGTGGGAGAACGGAAAGCCGCTCGCAGACGCCAAAGGAGAAGTGAATTACGCCGCTAGCTTCTTCGAATGGTTCAGCGAGGAGGCTCCTCGCACCTACGGCGACACTATCCCGGCTTCTGTACCTGGTAACCGCGTAATCACCGTTAAACAGCCTGTCGGCGTTTGCGGTCTGATTACGCCCTGGAACTTCCCAGCTGCCATGATCACACGCAAGATTGGACctgctcttgctgccggCTGCACTGTAGTCACAAAGTCACCGGGAGAGACTCCCTTCACTGCCAACGCTCTCGCAGAACTGGCAAACCGCGCTGGTATCCCCAAGGGAGTTGTCAATATCGTTACAGCCATGAAGAACACCCCCGAAGTGGGCGAGATGATCACCACACACCCAGACATCCGCAAGGTCTCTTTCACTGGCTCAACAAACGTTGGCAGACTCTTGATGAAACAATCATCCTCAACTATCAAGAAGGTCTCCTGGGAACTCGGCGGCAACGCccccttcatcgtcttcgacgacgtcgaggaCCTCGATGCCGCTGTTACCGGAGCAATTGCCTCCAAATTCAGAAGCTCCGGTCAAACTTGCGTTTGCGCTAACCGAATCTATGTGCAAAAGGGCATTTACGACGAATTCGTCCAGAAGTTTGTCGAGAAGGTCAGAAACTTCAAAGTCGGTGCTGGCTTCGAAGATGGTGTTACCCACGGCCCGGTTATTCATGATCGTGCAGTCGACAAGGTTGACCAGCACGTTCAGGACGCCATCTCAAAGGGTGCCAAGCTTATTGCTGGTGGCCAGAGACGTTCTGACTTGGGTCCCAACTTCTATGACCTTACAGTCCTTGCGAACATGACCAAGGATATGAAGATTGCCTCGGAGGAGACCTTCGGGCCTGTGGCTGGACTGTTCCCGTTcgagactgagaaggaagttgTCGAGCTGGCTAACAAGGCTGAGGTCGGTCTGGCTGGATACTTCTTTAGCGGCAACATTAAGCGCATTTTCCGCGTGGCTGAAGCTCTGGAGGTTGGTATGGTTGGTGTTAACACTGGTTTGATTAGTGATGTTGCGTCTCC ATTCGGTGGTGTCAAGCAAAGTGGCTTTGGTCGTGAAGGTAGCAAGTATGGTATTGAGGAGTTCATGACAATTAAGAGTGTTACTTTTGGTGGGATGGGTGAGCCTTTGCAGTCGTGA